A region of Dethiosulfovibrio russensis DNA encodes the following proteins:
- the surE gene encoding 5'/3'-nucleotidase SurE, translated as MRLFVTNDDGVYAPGIAALAKALKAGGHLATVVAPDRERSSVGHAITLTRPLRVWSVVSDLYPHDLDVHACDGTPSDCVVLGVDEVSSGTDIVISGINNGPNLGDDITYSGTVSAAMEGSIMGYPSVAVSLNCSRGDEELHYDAAAAVVVRLVDWLSHNPMTDDIVLNVNVPNLPLTMMKGLKVTHKGVRVYADKVTKLQDPFGRTYYWVAGKPEDDLVEGSDVWAVAHGYVSITPIHMDMTHYGTLDTLRSGGLEKTRISED; from the coding sequence ATGAGATTATTCGTTACCAACGATGACGGAGTTTACGCTCCTGGAATAGCGGCTCTGGCCAAGGCCCTTAAAGCTGGAGGTCACCTCGCGACAGTGGTGGCTCCCGATAGAGAGAGAAGTTCCGTAGGGCACGCCATAACCCTGACCAGACCTTTGAGAGTCTGGTCCGTGGTCAGCGACCTTTACCCCCATGATCTGGACGTCCACGCCTGCGACGGAACCCCCTCGGACTGCGTGGTACTGGGGGTGGACGAGGTATCCTCCGGCACGGATATAGTCATATCCGGGATAAACAACGGTCCCAACCTGGGAGACGACATAACCTATTCCGGTACGGTCTCAGCCGCGATGGAGGGATCCATCATGGGGTACCCATCGGTGGCAGTGTCGCTGAACTGTTCCAGAGGAGACGAAGAGCTCCATTACGATGCTGCCGCGGCGGTAGTGGTCCGTTTGGTCGATTGGCTTTCCCATAACCCCATGACGGACGACATAGTTCTGAACGTAAACGTACCGAACCTGCCTCTGACCATGATGAAGGGGTTGAAGGTTACCCATAAGGGAGTCAGGGTTTACGCCGATAAGGTCACCAAACTACAGGATCCCTTCGGACGCACCTACTATTGGGTGGCCGGTAAACCGGAGGACGACCTGGTGGAGGGCAGCGACGTATGGGCGGTGGCTCACGGCTATGTCTCCATAACCCCTATACACATGGACATGACCCATTACGGCACCTTGGATACTCTAAGATCCGGAGGTTTGGAGAAGACGAGAATTTCCGAGGATTGA
- a CDS encoding sensor domain-containing protein, producing MAGVGKIVSLVRSFFEKAVKQVEPIDPVSRKDRISLKRLFQTLPDGVVLLDPNERVMDVNDAFLGIFRFSKKDLLGKKLDEMILPPDRVDEGLAINRKILEDKKVEFEGTRLRGDGEIIKVMIFGCPIEVNRKLVGFYGIYRDVTKQAEVEAKVRRLAFRDELCDLPNRVSFVREGRSRVKRGEPFSILYVDLDRFKNVNDTLGHAIGDELLRYVADRISRALDPSAMVSRLGGDEFGVMIYSGDYCDAYSVGKSILDCMDGPFKLSERAHISIGASVGISVYPDHGITWEDLFGHADIAMYEAKKSGRKIVFFDDVMGVSFRERIGMERRLADSLARESGLSLAYQPKVDMSSGEVLGFEALCRWKDGEEDRSPELFIPAAEETGLIVDLGRWVMEKACRRGALWLEEGLRVPLAVNISAKQVQQDDFVLMVGRILEETGFPPELLELELTESTLMKDLDRSCSMLESLKELGVSLAIDDFGTGYSSLTYMARFDVDVLKIDRSFMPGKEAPSLNEAIVKSIVALARARGLRVIAEGVETEEQRDLLLRIGCVSAQGFLYSRPVPEEAVADMFSRGFGSLQPSLR from the coding sequence ATGGCTGGAGTAGGAAAAATCGTCTCTCTCGTTCGCTCGTTTTTCGAGAAAGCGGTAAAACAGGTTGAACCGATCGATCCTGTGAGCCGTAAGGACAGAATTTCCCTGAAAAGACTCTTTCAGACCCTGCCGGACGGAGTAGTCCTGCTGGACCCGAACGAGAGGGTGATGGACGTCAACGACGCCTTCCTCGGCATATTCCGTTTTTCCAAAAAAGACCTGCTGGGTAAAAAACTGGACGAGATGATTCTTCCTCCCGACAGGGTGGACGAGGGGTTGGCGATAAACCGAAAGATATTGGAAGATAAGAAAGTGGAGTTCGAGGGAACCCGTCTCAGAGGCGACGGAGAAATCATAAAGGTCATGATCTTCGGGTGTCCCATAGAGGTGAACCGAAAACTCGTCGGTTTCTACGGCATATATCGGGACGTCACGAAGCAGGCCGAGGTAGAGGCAAAGGTCCGTCGTCTGGCCTTTAGAGACGAACTGTGCGACCTTCCCAACAGGGTGTCTTTCGTGAGGGAAGGCCGCTCCAGGGTAAAGAGGGGTGAGCCCTTCTCGATTCTCTACGTTGATCTGGACCGGTTTAAAAACGTGAACGACACCTTAGGACACGCCATAGGCGACGAGCTGCTTCGTTACGTGGCAGACCGTATATCCAGAGCGCTCGACCCCTCCGCCATGGTCTCCCGTCTCGGCGGAGACGAGTTCGGCGTCATGATATATTCCGGCGATTACTGCGACGCCTACTCGGTGGGTAAATCGATACTGGACTGTATGGACGGGCCGTTCAAGCTTTCCGAAAGGGCCCATATATCCATAGGTGCCTCGGTGGGCATCTCCGTCTATCCCGATCACGGCATCACCTGGGAAGACCTTTTCGGCCATGCCGATATAGCCATGTACGAGGCTAAGAAATCGGGACGAAAGATAGTCTTCTTCGACGACGTAATGGGGGTCTCTTTTCGGGAGCGTATAGGAATGGAACGTCGCCTCGCCGACTCTCTTGCAAGAGAGTCGGGGCTCTCTTTGGCATACCAGCCAAAGGTGGACATGTCCTCCGGAGAGGTCTTGGGATTCGAGGCCCTCTGTCGTTGGAAAGATGGAGAGGAAGATCGCTCTCCCGAGCTTTTCATACCGGCCGCTGAGGAAACAGGCCTCATAGTTGACCTGGGACGATGGGTTATGGAGAAGGCCTGTCGTAGAGGAGCCCTCTGGCTGGAGGAGGGGCTTAGAGTTCCCCTGGCCGTTAATATATCGGCGAAACAGGTTCAACAGGACGACTTCGTACTTATGGTAGGTCGAATCCTGGAGGAAACGGGATTTCCTCCGGAACTTCTGGAGCTGGAGCTGACCGAGTCGACCCTGATGAAAGACCTGGACAGAAGCTGCAGTATGCTGGAGAGTCTGAAGGAACTGGGTGTCTCCCTCGCCATAGACGATTTCGGAACTGGATATTCGTCCCTAACCTATATGGCCCGTTTCGACGTAGACGTCCTCAAGATAGACCGATCCTTCATGCCGGGTAAAGAGGCCCCATCTTTGAACGAGGCTATAGTGAAGAGCATCGTGGCCCTCGCCCGTGCGAGAGGGCTTAGGGTGATAGCCGAAGGAGTGGAGACGGAGGAACAGAGGGATCTGCTCCTCCGTATAGGCTGCGTCTCGGCGCAGGGCTTTCTCTACAGCCGCCCCGTTCCGGAAGAGGCCGTCGCCGATATGTTTTCTCGTGGCTTCGGTTCCCTTCAGCCCTCCTTAAGGTAG
- a CDS encoding type II toxin-antitoxin system HicB family antitoxin, with product MQDRYNFPAVFHYNPDGRIGIYFPDLPGCVSQATSDKEGIKKATEALELHIFGMEEDGDSIPNPSRLSDIDLGPGERTVMISAIMPLVRDAMESKAIKKTLTLPYWLNRAAEAKGVNFSALLQNAIRENLGIQDERKY from the coding sequence ATGCAGGACAGATACAACTTCCCGGCGGTGTTTCACTATAACCCCGACGGTCGTATCGGCATATACTTCCCCGATCTTCCCGGATGCGTCAGCCAGGCGACCTCCGACAAAGAGGGGATAAAAAAAGCCACCGAAGCCCTTGAGCTTCACATCTTCGGGATGGAGGAGGACGGAGACTCTATCCCCAATCCATCCCGTCTATCCGATATCGATCTTGGACCAGGTGAAAGAACGGTGATGATCTCGGCCATAATGCCTCTGGTCAGAGATGCTATGGAGAGTAAGGCGATAAAAAAGACATTAACCCTGCCCTATTGGCTAAATCGTGCCGCTGAGGCTAAGGGAGTCAATTTCTCCGCTCTTCTCCAGAATGCTATAAGGGAAAACTTGGGTATTCAGGATGAAAGAAAATACTAA
- a CDS encoding aldo/keto reductase has product MILGRTGLSVTRSGFGALPVQRIPLEDAAELLREAFEKGINYFDTARAYTDSEEKIGKALSDVRDSIVISTKSHATTPQELREHVETSLATMKTDYVDILQFHNPKKVFLPGGEDGMYDALAELKDQGKVRFIGYTNHSLDRAMEAVRSGYYDTVQFPLNHLSAQRDVELVEECSKRNVGFIAMKGMSGGLITDARLSFAFLRQFDNVVPIWGMQKKSELEQFIELEAAPPSLEELQDLIDEDRKALSGDFCRSCGYCLPCPAGIDIPQAARMSLLLGRMPWQPFMSDEWRDKMEKIEGCIHCDHCKNHCPYGLDTPELLRKNLVFYREFYREKTGKKLP; this is encoded by the coding sequence ATGATTTTAGGAAGGACAGGGCTTTCCGTCACCAGAAGCGGCTTCGGCGCTCTTCCGGTACAGAGAATTCCGCTTGAGGATGCGGCAGAGCTGTTGAGGGAGGCGTTCGAGAAGGGAATCAACTACTTCGATACCGCCAGGGCCTACACGGACAGCGAGGAAAAGATCGGAAAGGCGTTGTCGGACGTTCGAGACAGCATCGTGATATCCACCAAGAGCCACGCTACGACGCCCCAGGAGCTCAGGGAGCACGTGGAGACCAGTCTGGCGACGATGAAGACCGACTACGTGGACATACTGCAGTTTCACAATCCGAAGAAGGTCTTTCTGCCCGGCGGAGAGGACGGCATGTACGACGCCCTGGCGGAGCTGAAAGATCAGGGAAAGGTTCGTTTCATAGGCTACACCAACCACAGCCTGGACAGGGCCATGGAGGCGGTTCGCTCGGGATATTACGACACGGTACAGTTTCCCCTGAACCATCTGTCGGCCCAGAGGGACGTGGAGCTGGTGGAGGAATGCTCGAAAAGGAACGTAGGGTTCATCGCCATGAAGGGTATGTCCGGCGGGCTTATCACCGACGCCAGATTATCCTTCGCCTTTTTGAGACAGTTCGATAACGTGGTGCCCATATGGGGAATGCAGAAAAAGTCGGAGCTGGAACAGTTTATCGAGTTGGAAGCGGCTCCCCCGTCGCTGGAGGAGCTCCAGGATCTCATAGACGAGGACAGAAAGGCACTTTCCGGCGATTTCTGCCGTTCATGCGGCTATTGTCTGCCCTGCCCCGCCGGAATAGACATTCCTCAGGCAGCCAGGATGTCCCTCCTTTTGGGAAGGATGCCCTGGCAGCCCTTCATGTCCGACGAGTGGCGTGACAAGATGGAAAAAATAGAGGGCTGTATACACTGCGATCACTGCAAGAACCATTGTCCTTACGGCCTGGATACCCCGGAGCTGCTCAGGAAAAACCTCGTCTTCTACAGAGAGTTCTACAGGGAAAAAACCGGCAAGAAACTACCTTAA
- a CDS encoding ACT domain-containing protein: MSGFSIDTIVCDVDVAKVAVLGVPDRPGIAAHLFSALKEAQVPVEMVIQSVMRGDVNDIAFLIKDSRIGEAIDVCRKMPGEIGAQGVTFDTEICRVALYGKGFSDRPELLSDVFSALAERGINLEMIVETPESLCCILAKSRSEEALDILKKRFDS; encoded by the coding sequence ATGTCCGGCTTTTCCATAGATACCATCGTCTGCGACGTCGACGTCGCTAAAGTGGCGGTGCTGGGGGTTCCCGATCGCCCCGGCATAGCGGCCCATCTTTTTTCCGCCCTTAAGGAGGCTCAGGTGCCAGTCGAGATGGTCATTCAGAGCGTCATGAGAGGCGACGTAAACGACATAGCCTTTCTGATAAAGGACTCCCGCATAGGAGAGGCCATAGACGTCTGTCGCAAGATGCCCGGCGAAATAGGCGCCCAGGGAGTGACCTTCGATACAGAAATATGTCGAGTGGCTCTTTACGGAAAGGGCTTTTCCGACCGTCCAGAACTGCTGTCCGACGTCTTTTCCGCCCTGGCCGAGAGGGGCATAAACCTGGAGATGATAGTGGAGACTCCGGAATCTCTGTGTTGCATCCTGGCTAAATCCAGATCGGAAGAGGCGTTGGATATTCTCAAGAAAAGGTTCGATTCCTGA
- a CDS encoding aminotransferase class IV — MRLCYMDGNFLPFDRAALPLSDHIILRGIGVFDLVRTYDRRPMMMTYHLERLLKSASALGIENKLGVEAMKSIVREGIGRMDGDGEVLVNFYITGGDNFVDGCRFPDPRYFVSFQDLVLPDKEHYSKGVRLFPLDRARLMPSAKSIDYSAALAKNSVDPGALEVLYCPGGGITEAGHSSFFMIKDGKVVTAPDDVVLAGTTRSLLLQILTENEIDLELRVPSLEELSEAQEAFITGSVKEIMPVVQVGDITVGNGNPGEITGRIRTLYRENIPRWLE, encoded by the coding sequence TTGAGACTTTGCTATATGGACGGAAACTTCCTTCCCTTTGATCGTGCCGCTCTTCCTCTCTCGGATCACATAATACTTCGAGGCATAGGAGTCTTCGATCTCGTCAGGACCTACGACAGAAGGCCCATGATGATGACCTACCATCTGGAAAGACTCTTGAAATCCGCTTCGGCTCTGGGAATAGAGAACAAACTCGGAGTGGAGGCTATGAAATCCATAGTCAGAGAGGGAATCGGCCGGATGGATGGAGACGGAGAGGTTCTGGTGAACTTCTACATAACCGGAGGAGATAATTTCGTGGACGGATGTCGTTTTCCCGATCCACGTTACTTCGTTTCCTTTCAGGACCTGGTTCTTCCCGATAAGGAGCATTACTCCAAGGGAGTCAGGCTTTTCCCCCTGGACAGAGCCAGGCTGATGCCCTCGGCGAAAAGCATAGACTACAGTGCCGCCTTGGCAAAAAACAGCGTCGATCCCGGGGCCCTCGAAGTACTTTACTGTCCAGGGGGCGGAATAACCGAGGCGGGACACAGCAGTTTCTTCATGATAAAAGACGGAAAGGTCGTAACCGCTCCGGACGACGTGGTTCTAGCTGGAACCACTCGATCTCTTCTCCTTCAGATACTGACTGAAAACGAGATCGACCTGGAGCTGCGGGTTCCATCTCTGGAGGAGCTGTCCGAGGCCCAGGAGGCCTTTATAACCGGATCGGTGAAGGAGATAATGCCGGTCGTTCAGGTAGGGGACATAACGGTGGGAAACGGCAATCCCGGAGAAATTACCGGTAGAATAAGGACACTATACAGAGAGAACATCCCGAGATGGCTGGAGTAG
- the thrC gene encoding threonine synthase encodes MAQGILRRYGEHLPITDRTPDLSLCEGSTPLIPLINLGRELSVELYAKFDGLNPTGSFKDRGMVLAVAKALEEGARSVVCASTGNTSASAAAYAARAGIPCFVVLPAGNVAMGKLAQAIAYGAKVVPIEDNFDVALDLARKGAEEMGMAIVNSVNPYRLMGQRSASWEICDELGDRPDWLVLPVGNAGNISAYREGFDYYSSLGRCSGLPRMVGVQASGSAPLALGREFPEPETVATAIRIGRPVNAEKAKKAVSDSGGTFLAVDDDEILKAQRLLAGRDGIFAEPASCAGVAGLMKLKEQGELPEGIRIVTVLTGNGLKDPDALLSRISPIEPVKAQWSVLEEIFRS; translated from the coding sequence ATGGCTCAGGGAATTTTAAGGAGATACGGCGAACATCTTCCTATAACGGACAGAACTCCCGATCTGTCTCTCTGTGAGGGGAGCACACCGCTTATCCCTCTGATAAATCTCGGTAGAGAGCTCTCCGTCGAGCTTTACGCTAAATTCGACGGCTTGAACCCCACCGGGTCCTTCAAGGACAGAGGGATGGTCCTGGCGGTGGCGAAGGCACTGGAGGAAGGGGCCCGTTCGGTGGTCTGTGCCTCCACAGGCAACACCTCCGCCTCCGCCGCCGCCTACGCCGCCAGGGCAGGTATCCCCTGCTTCGTGGTCCTACCTGCCGGCAACGTGGCCATGGGGAAACTCGCCCAGGCCATCGCCTACGGAGCTAAGGTAGTACCTATAGAGGACAATTTCGACGTCGCTCTTGACCTTGCAAGAAAAGGAGCGGAGGAGATGGGCATGGCGATAGTCAACTCGGTCAATCCCTACAGATTGATGGGACAGAGAAGCGCCTCCTGGGAGATCTGCGACGAGCTGGGCGATCGGCCCGACTGGCTGGTGTTGCCCGTGGGCAACGCTGGAAACATCTCCGCCTATAGGGAAGGCTTCGATTACTATTCCTCTTTGGGACGCTGCTCCGGATTGCCCCGGATGGTAGGGGTTCAGGCTTCCGGTTCGGCCCCTCTGGCATTGGGACGGGAGTTCCCCGAGCCGGAAACGGTGGCCACCGCCATAAGGATAGGCCGTCCGGTAAACGCGGAGAAAGCAAAAAAAGCCGTGTCCGACAGCGGGGGAACCTTCCTCGCGGTGGACGACGACGAGATACTGAAAGCCCAGAGGCTCCTGGCCGGTAGGGATGGGATCTTCGCCGAGCCCGCTTCCTGTGCCGGAGTGGCGGGACTGATGAAACTGAAGGAACAGGGCGAGTTGCCCGAGGGCATCAGAATAGTCACGGTCCTGACGGGGAACGGTCTAAAAGATCCGGATGCCCTTCTATCCAGGATCTCCCCGATCGAGCCGGTGAAGGCTCAATGGTCCGTCCTGGAGGAGATCTTCAGGTCATGA
- a CDS encoding DUF5018 domain-containing protein — protein sequence MTKRFISLFLLAFLAVAVCSCSTWASSFSQSQKPSDPIPADNAVDVPLDQTLSWARCYNEDGTPIAGYTIKVRNEKGTYMSSGSISSIGPSRITFETSGFYLGDKYTWEVSARDNKGVVWKSTFSFTTTAVALQTGKAILAYSLPGQVGSIIDSSAHTVTVTMPSGTDVSSLVADFTLSGGASSEVGGVAQISKKTANDFRNPVTYAVVAEDKSVQNWVVTVNVAPAPRIGKDITSYSLPGQVSSIIDSSAHTVTVTMPSGTDVSSLVADFTLSDGASSEVGGIAQISKNTANDFRNPVTYAVVAEDKSVQNWVVTVNVAPAPRIGKDITSYSLPGQVGSIIDSSAHTVTVTMPSGTDVSSLVADFTLSGGASSEVGGVAQISKKTANDFRNPVTYRVTAEDKSVQNWVVTVNVAPAPRIGKDITSYSLPGQVSSIIDSSAHTVTVTMPSGTDVSSLVADFTLSDGASAEVGSLIQESGVTANDFTSPVPYKIIAEDKSFLNWAVTVYIGTDPVTPVIPKVEPSDIEPFKLEDEDISSDTGAKPMTAGETADIVNGNGDLLNLFSEDKVAEIVAVNLDGDVKDIEFPAKKDHAKNVTDIAVKYEGSVAITPVIAQIKNDGSLGDGDNFDFSLPVAQIRSLMTNISNNVLTFRLRIASKDSVIMFRGRNLVAERLATVEEKDGFYYVVLNVSNRPGAGLTFDDLSGSVFAVDTEEHLIQTIMEKIGSKNYSYQDLVNMGLLNLDSSKWYEYKSEIDKLVDPVKEDIQKAIDAINTAKPVPASSGSGGAGCSIGGIAPAAFFLLLPLLLFQKK from the coding sequence ATGACAAAAAGATTTATTAGTCTGTTCTTGTTGGCTTTTCTAGCGGTGGCAGTCTGTTCTTGTTCCACCTGGGCCTCGTCTTTCTCACAGTCTCAAAAACCCTCCGATCCCATACCAGCGGACAATGCCGTCGATGTTCCATTGGACCAAACGCTATCCTGGGCACGCTGTTATAACGAGGATGGAACTCCAATAGCAGGATATACTATTAAAGTAAGAAACGAAAAGGGAACGTACATGAGCAGTGGAAGTATTTCATCTATAGGGCCAAGTAGAATTACTTTTGAAACGTCCGGCTTTTACCTGGGGGATAAGTACACGTGGGAAGTTAGTGCTAGGGACAACAAGGGGGTTGTTTGGAAAAGTACGTTTAGTTTTACGACAACAGCCGTAGCATTGCAGACCGGAAAAGCAATTCTTGCGTACTCTCTTCCCGGTCAGGTGGGTTCTATAATCGATAGCTCTGCTCATACCGTCACCGTGACCATGCCTAGCGGAACGGATGTATCCTCTCTGGTGGCTGATTTTACCCTCTCAGGTGGAGCCTCTTCTGAAGTAGGCGGAGTAGCCCAAATCAGCAAAAAGACCGCCAACGACTTTAGGAATCCCGTTACCTATGCCGTTGTCGCCGAGGATAAAAGCGTTCAGAACTGGGTAGTCACGGTAAACGTTGCCCCAGCTCCAAGGATCGGCAAGGATATAACCAGCTACTCTCTTCCCGGTCAGGTGAGCTCTATAATCGACAGCTCTGCTCATACCGTCACCGTGACCATGCCTAGCGGAACGGATGTATCCTCTCTGGTGGCTGATTTTACCCTCTCAGATGGAGCCTCTTCTGAAGTAGGCGGAATAGCCCAGATAAGCAAAAATACCGCCAACGATTTTAGGAATCCCGTTACCTATGCCGTTGTCGCCGAGGATAAAAGCGTTCAGAACTGGGTTGTCACGGTAAACGTTGCCCCAGCTCCAAGGATCGGCAAGGATATAACCAGCTACTCTCTTCCCGGTCAGGTGGGTTCTATAATCGATAGCTCTGCTCATACCGTCACCGTGACCATGCCTAGCGGAACGGATGTATCCTCTCTGGTGGCTGATTTTACCCTCTCAGGTGGAGCCTCTTCTGAAGTAGGCGGAGTAGCCCAAATCAGCAAAAAGACCGCCAACGACTTTAGGAATCCCGTTACCTATAGAGTTACTGCCGAGGATAAAAGCGTTCAGAACTGGGTAGTCACGGTAAACGTTGCCCCAGCTCCAAGAATCGGCAAGGATATAACCAGCTATTCTCTTCCCGGTCAGGTGAGTTCTATAATCGACAGCTCTGCTCATACCGTCACCGTGACCATGCCTAGCGGAACGGATGTATCCTCTCTGGTGGCTGATTTTACCCTATCCGATGGAGCCTCCGCTGAGGTTGGATCTCTAATTCAGGAGAGTGGGGTAACCGCTAATGATTTTACATCTCCCGTCCCTTACAAGATAATCGCAGAAGATAAGTCTTTTCTGAATTGGGCTGTCACGGTATATATAGGTACCGATCCTGTTACACCGGTGATACCAAAGGTTGAGCCTTCCGATATAGAACCTTTTAAATTGGAAGATGAAGATATAAGCTCTGACACTGGGGCAAAGCCTATGACTGCCGGTGAGACAGCAGACATAGTCAACGGCAACGGAGATCTTTTGAATTTATTTAGCGAGGATAAAGTAGCTGAGATAGTTGCTGTGAATCTTGACGGTGATGTAAAGGACATAGAGTTTCCTGCAAAGAAGGATCACGCTAAGAACGTGACGGATATAGCCGTGAAATATGAAGGCTCTGTGGCTATAACACCTGTGATTGCTCAGATAAAAAACGATGGTTCTTTAGGCGATGGGGATAATTTTGATTTCTCTCTTCCTGTTGCCCAGATAAGATCTCTTATGACAAACATATCCAATAACGTCCTGACTTTCCGCCTTAGGATAGCCTCGAAAGATAGCGTCATAATGTTCAGGGGGAGAAATCTCGTGGCAGAAAGACTCGCTACAGTAGAGGAAAAGGACGGGTTTTACTACGTCGTTCTAAATGTGTCCAATCGTCCAGGGGCTGGCTTGACCTTTGATGATCTATCGGGGTCCGTGTTTGCTGTGGATACGGAAGAGCATCTGATACAGACTATCATGGAAAAGATAGGCTCAAAGAATTATAGCTATCAGGATCTTGTAAACATGGGATTATTGAATCTTGATTCGTCTAAATGGTATGAATATAAGAGTGAAATAGATAAACTGGTGGATCCAGTAAAAGAGGATATTCAAAAAGCTATCGATGCAATCAATACCGCAAAGCCTGTTCCCGCAAGCAGTGGAAGCGGTGGTGCTGGATGCTCTATAGGTGGGATTGCCCCAGCGGCATTTTTCTTGCTCTTGCCTTTGCTCCTGTTCCAGAAGAAATAA
- a CDS encoding site-2 protease family protein has protein sequence MSGQIADILLALPAVLWAISFHEFCHGWVAYQLGDPTARDAGRLTLNPLAHFDVIGAIMLLLFHFGWAKPVPIDPRYFGKPRRDMVLVSVAGVAGNIFTAFVVGLILRFFPGPFMASPALGRVMILMVYVNVGLAVFNLIPIPPLDGSKLIYPLLPRSWMKGWFYLERYGMIVLLLLVAVGAIGAIMRPVMYLFLRLILA, from the coding sequence ATGTCTGGACAAATCGCCGATATACTTCTGGCCCTGCCTGCCGTGCTCTGGGCCATATCCTTTCACGAATTCTGCCATGGTTGGGTGGCCTATCAGCTGGGAGACCCTACTGCCAGAGATGCAGGCAGACTTACGTTGAACCCCTTGGCCCACTTCGACGTCATAGGGGCCATAATGTTGCTGTTGTTCCATTTTGGATGGGCCAAGCCTGTTCCCATCGACCCACGTTACTTCGGCAAGCCAAGGAGGGACATGGTGCTGGTCTCGGTGGCAGGGGTGGCGGGAAACATCTTCACCGCTTTTGTCGTAGGTCTGATACTGCGTTTCTTTCCCGGTCCCTTCATGGCCAGCCCCGCTCTCGGAAGGGTCATGATATTGATGGTCTACGTAAACGTGGGGCTTGCGGTGTTCAACCTCATCCCCATTCCCCCTCTGGACGGATCGAAGCTGATCTACCCCCTTCTTCCCCGATCCTGGATGAAAGGCTGGTTCTACCTTGAGAGGTACGGAATGATAGTGTTGTTGCTTTTGGTCGCCGTCGGTGCAATCGGGGCAATAATGCGCCCCGTCATGTACCTTTTTTTGAGACTTATACTGGCTTGA
- the thrB gene encoding homoserine kinase has translation MISVRVPATSANMGSGYDSIGLALGFYNVFKVKGFLERGIYKIEVLGEGAGEAEKPEENGFILAYEATCRRWGIEPPGLDLLSLNAIPFCRGLGSSSSAIVGGVMVANELRDEPLSKEELLPLMVELEGHPDNVVPCCLGGFVVSCWLDGDLRYVRLPCGEDEMTAVVAVPDVRVPTSQARAALPKTVPMEDAVFNLGRSALLAASWATGKWENLSLAVGDRLHQPFRSKLFPGGEKILDTLREIPGCDGVAISGSGPTMVAFTRWSPEKLARPMCRIFAEAGVHSRFFVLDVDRYGASVETTADFKVPEERRCR, from the coding sequence ATGATATCCGTAAGGGTCCCAGCCACCAGCGCCAACATGGGGTCGGGGTACGACTCCATCGGCTTGGCTCTGGGGTTTTACAACGTTTTCAAGGTCAAAGGATTTCTTGAAAGAGGAATCTACAAAATAGAGGTATTGGGCGAAGGAGCTGGCGAGGCGGAAAAACCGGAGGAAAACGGTTTCATCCTGGCCTACGAGGCCACCTGTCGGCGATGGGGAATAGAACCCCCCGGGCTGGACCTGTTGAGCCTCAACGCGATCCCGTTTTGCCGAGGTTTGGGAAGCTCCTCCTCCGCCATAGTAGGAGGAGTTATGGTGGCGAACGAGCTCAGGGACGAGCCCCTTTCCAAAGAGGAGCTTCTGCCCCTCATGGTAGAGTTGGAGGGACACCCGGACAACGTGGTTCCCTGCTGCCTGGGCGGTTTCGTGGTCAGCTGCTGGCTCGATGGAGACCTGCGCTACGTAAGGCTCCCCTGCGGAGAGGATGAAATGACCGCCGTGGTGGCCGTTCCAGACGTGAGGGTCCCTACCTCTCAGGCGAGAGCGGCTTTGCCTAAAACTGTCCCTATGGAAGACGCTGTTTTCAACCTGGGCCGTTCCGCTCTTTTGGCCGCTTCCTGGGCCACCGGAAAGTGGGAAAACCTCTCATTGGCGGTAGGAGACCGTCTTCATCAGCCATTTCGGTCGAAACTTTTTCCCGGAGGGGAGAAAATTCTCGATACCTTGAGGGAAATTCCCGGATGCGACGGCGTGGCAATAAGCGGATCCGGCCCTACCATGGTGGCCTTCACCAGATGGTCTCCTGAAAAGCTCGCCAGGCCTATGTGCCGTATTTTCGCCGAGGCCGGAGTTCACTCCCGGTTTTTCGTATTGGACGTAGATCGTTACGGAGCATCGGTCGAAACGACGGCTGATTTTAAAGTTCCCGAAGAGAGGAGATGTCGATAA